One genomic region from Reichenbachiella ulvae encodes:
- a CDS encoding IS110 family transposase, giving the protein MEDLSTYNLFIGLDVHKRSWSVSIFAGHIHHRTFTQPPEPIALKSYLDKHFPTAKVICAYEACKIGFWICRDLESYGYRCLVVNAADIPTTHKETTEKTDPIDSRKIAKALRAGLLRGIHVPSIEVEGHRQLFRYRKKLWAELVRIKNRIKDKLLFAGIPIPTEFDNAYWSKAFLVWISQVQFESKNTKLTVNFLLEHYHFTYRHLLKVAIQVRKIQRLAKYKQQAKLLRGIPGIGPLTTVQLLIELESIDRFPSFKHFNSFIGLKPTSHSSGERDVKGYMTNRRHKALRSALIECAWSCVQKDPAMLMRYEELTKSHTKKRSIVIIARKLVSRIYHVLKTGEEYEIGLVK; this is encoded by the coding sequence ATGGAAGATTTAAGCACTTACAATTTATTCATTGGCTTGGACGTACACAAGCGCAGCTGGTCGGTTAGCATCTTTGCTGGCCATATTCACCATCGAACTTTCACCCAGCCACCTGAACCAATCGCACTCAAATCCTACCTCGACAAGCATTTCCCTACTGCCAAGGTGATCTGTGCCTATGAGGCCTGCAAGATTGGGTTTTGGATCTGTAGAGATTTGGAGAGTTATGGCTATCGCTGTTTGGTAGTCAATGCAGCAGACATCCCCACCACTCACAAGGAAACCACCGAAAAAACCGACCCAATTGATAGTCGAAAGATAGCCAAAGCTCTTAGAGCTGGATTACTTCGGGGCATTCATGTTCCCAGTATCGAAGTAGAAGGTCATAGGCAACTGTTTCGTTACCGCAAGAAATTGTGGGCAGAGTTGGTCAGGATCAAAAACCGCATCAAAGACAAATTATTATTTGCGGGGATCCCCATACCTACAGAGTTTGATAATGCCTATTGGAGCAAAGCCTTCTTGGTTTGGATCTCGCAAGTTCAGTTTGAATCCAAAAACACAAAACTGACTGTCAACTTCTTGCTGGAGCATTATCATTTTACATATCGTCATTTGCTTAAAGTGGCGATACAGGTCAGGAAAATCCAACGATTAGCTAAGTACAAGCAACAGGCAAAATTACTCAGAGGCATCCCTGGGATCGGCCCATTGACCACTGTACAACTACTCATAGAACTGGAGAGCATAGATCGTTTTCCCAGCTTCAAACACTTCAATAGCTTTATTGGTCTCAAACCAACCAGTCATTCCAGTGGAGAAAGAGACGTGAAAGGCTACATGACTAACCGCCGGCACAAAGCCCTGCGTAGTGCATTGATCGAATGTGCCTGGAGTTGTGTGCAGAAAGATCCCGCTATGTTGATGAGATACGAGGAACTAACCAAGTCGCATACCAAGAAAAGATCAATAGTAATTATAGCCAGGAAACTGGTCTCAAGGATATATCATGTACTCAAAACAGGAGAAGAATATGAGATAGGATTAGTAAAATAG
- a CDS encoding RNA polymerase sigma factor: MMKSKSQILDELLVLQARRGDREAFEQLVVKWHTKLVYQSQLRTHNREQSQDIVQDVWQWLIGHLYKLEDVAHFGSWIRTIVDRRSIDWLRKQKHNVELNNQSYERDRTIDTGTADGDSSTENTEQSLSQLEQAMASLPAENKLVLTLYYMESHSIEGIAQILGIPKGTVKSRLYHTREKLKKILNEQHHEKYE, translated from the coding sequence ATGATGAAGAGTAAATCTCAAATATTGGATGAGCTGCTGGTACTGCAGGCACGACGAGGCGACAGGGAGGCCTTCGAACAGCTGGTGGTCAAGTGGCATACCAAGTTGGTTTACCAGTCGCAGCTACGGACGCACAACCGAGAGCAATCTCAGGACATCGTACAGGATGTGTGGCAGTGGTTGATAGGCCATCTGTACAAACTGGAGGATGTGGCTCATTTTGGCTCGTGGATCCGGACGATTGTGGACAGGCGCTCCATCGATTGGTTAAGAAAGCAAAAGCACAATGTAGAACTCAATAATCAAAGCTATGAACGTGATCGAACTATTGATACTGGTACTGCTGACGGTGATAGCAGCACTGAAAATACTGAACAATCACTGAGTCAGTTGGAGCAGGCCATGGCTTCATTGCCCGCAGAAAACAAGCTGGTACTGACGCTATATTACATGGAGTCTCACTCCATCGAAGGTATCGCTCAGATACTGGGTATACCTAAGGGGACGGTGAAGTCTCGGCTCTATCATACCCGCGAAAAATTGAAGAAAATTCTAAATGAACAACACCATGAAAAATACGAATGA
- a CDS encoding TetR/AcrR family transcriptional regulator: protein MVRSEKTRQTIIEKTAAIFNKKGYTGTYMSDLTAATGLTKGSIYGNFKDKNEVALEAFRYNYQFQTRQLMGKLDQLDLASDKLLAFLDHYRKAYRPIFENGGCAILNTAVDADDGNEWLKKEVIQKIQDWSARLISIVTKGISRGELMDIDPEEYAYRTIALIEGSILLAKTLNKPDILMKNMDHLSAEIKEMTQK from the coding sequence GTGGTAAGATCAGAGAAAACAAGACAAACGATCATCGAGAAGACAGCAGCGATCTTCAATAAGAAGGGCTATACCGGGACCTATATGTCCGATCTTACTGCGGCCACCGGACTGACCAAGGGCAGTATCTATGGCAACTTCAAAGACAAGAATGAAGTGGCTCTGGAGGCCTTTCGTTACAATTACCAGTTTCAGACCCGGCAACTGATGGGTAAGCTGGATCAACTCGATCTAGCCTCAGACAAGCTTTTGGCCTTTTTGGATCACTATCGCAAGGCGTATCGGCCCATCTTTGAGAATGGTGGCTGTGCCATCCTGAATACGGCTGTGGATGCAGATGACGGCAATGAATGGCTGAAGAAAGAAGTCATCCAAAAGATACAGGATTGGTCTGCGCGATTGATATCCATCGTGACAAAGGGGATATCGAGAGGAGAACTAATGGACATAGATCCAGAGGAATATGCCTATCGCACCATTGCGCTGATCGAGGGTAGCATATTGCTAGCCAAGACCTTGAATAAGCCTGACATTCTGATGAAAAACATGGATCACCTAAGTGCTGAAATTAAAGAAATGACCCAGAAGTAA
- the fabF gene encoding beta-ketoacyl-ACP synthase II, translating into MKRVVITGMGAITPIGKDLKSYWGNLLAGQSGAGPITRFDSSAFKTRFACEIKDYDPLDYFDRKEARKLDRFSQYGMIATAEAIADASLDFEQLNRDRVGVIMASGIGGFETFQQEVVGYTQQEFQPRFNPFFITKIIANGLSGMISIKYGLRGINYCPVTACASSTQSIIQAFNYIRLGKADVILAGGSEAPITEASIGGFTAMKAMSTRNDDPATASRPFDVHRDGFVVGEGAGALVVESLESAQNRGARIYAEIVGGGENSDAYHITATHPEGLGAYLAMKSALEEAGIEAAQIDYLNAHATSTGPGDLSEIQAIQGLFGDHIQRLQVNASKSMTGHLLGGTGAIEAIATSMSVQEGQIPPTINTREVDPVIDTSLNLSLNTSTQKDITYALSNSFGFGGHCAALILKKFV; encoded by the coding sequence ATGAAAAGAGTAGTAATCACCGGAATGGGGGCCATCACCCCGATAGGAAAAGACCTCAAGAGCTATTGGGGCAACTTGCTGGCCGGTCAGTCAGGTGCCGGGCCTATCACACGATTTGATTCCAGTGCTTTCAAAACCCGATTTGCCTGTGAGATCAAGGATTATGATCCTTTGGACTATTTTGATCGAAAGGAGGCCCGCAAGCTGGACCGATTCAGTCAGTATGGTATGATAGCAACCGCCGAAGCAATAGCTGATGCCAGTTTGGATTTTGAACAATTGAACCGAGACAGAGTGGGGGTCATTATGGCCAGTGGTATCGGAGGGTTCGAGACCTTCCAGCAGGAAGTGGTGGGCTATACGCAGCAGGAATTTCAGCCTCGTTTCAATCCTTTCTTTATTACCAAGATCATCGCCAATGGTCTCTCAGGGATGATCTCCATCAAATATGGCTTGCGGGGTATCAATTATTGTCCAGTCACCGCTTGTGCTTCATCTACCCAGAGCATCATTCAGGCTTTCAATTACATTCGGCTGGGCAAGGCAGATGTGATTCTCGCAGGTGGGTCCGAAGCGCCGATTACCGAGGCGTCCATAGGTGGATTTACCGCCATGAAGGCCATGTCTACTCGAAATGATGATCCGGCCACTGCTTCGCGTCCTTTTGATGTCCATCGAGATGGTTTTGTAGTTGGCGAAGGAGCTGGCGCGCTAGTGGTGGAAAGCCTGGAATCAGCACAAAATCGCGGTGCTAGAATTTACGCAGAGATCGTCGGTGGAGGAGAAAACTCGGATGCCTATCACATCACTGCTACTCATCCCGAGGGGCTGGGTGCCTATCTGGCCATGAAGAGCGCACTGGAGGAAGCAGGAATCGAGGCGGCTCAGATCGACTATCTGAATGCCCATGCCACCTCGACCGGACCAGGTGACCTGTCAGAGATTCAGGCCATCCAGGGACTCTTTGGTGATCACATCCAGCGTCTGCAAGTCAATGCCAGCAAGTCCATGACAGGGCATTTGCTGGGCGGCACAGGGGCCATCGAGGCGATTGCGACCTCTATGTCCGTACAGGAGGGGCAGATTCCTCCTACGATCAATACCCGGGAGGTGGATCCAGTAATCGATACCTCTCTCAATCTTTCCTTGAACACTTCAACCCAAAAGGACATCACCTACGCCCTTAGCAATAGCTTTGGTTTTGGAGGGCACTGCGCTGCTTTGATATTGAAGAAGTTTGTGTGA
- a CDS encoding DUF6768 family protein produces the protein MKNTNEEIDEMIKKALSKEEAAYYEDLHEQSLPEMLTGLYSGRLKWLNVLFVVVTVIFSAIMFYSIYQFMNTEDLREMMRWGAAMFGSGIMAAMIKLWSWNQLDKNALLREIKRLELLLASK, from the coding sequence ATGAAAAATACGAATGAAGAAATCGACGAAATGATCAAAAAGGCGCTTTCTAAAGAAGAAGCGGCCTATTATGAAGATCTACACGAGCAGTCTCTTCCAGAGATGTTGACAGGACTGTATAGCGGCCGACTCAAGTGGCTCAATGTGCTGTTTGTAGTTGTGACCGTGATTTTTTCTGCCATCATGTTTTATTCGATCTATCAGTTTATGAATACCGAAGATCTCAGAGAGATGATGCGCTGGGGTGCCGCTATGTTTGGCTCGGGCATCATGGCTGCCATGATCAAACTCTGGAGTTGGAATCAGCTGGATAAAAATGCCCTGCTGAGAGAGATCAAGCGGCTGGAATTACTGCTGGCTAGTAAGTAA